Within Populus trichocarpa isolate Nisqually-1 chromosome 6, P.trichocarpa_v4.1, whole genome shotgun sequence, the genomic segment ACCAAAATGAGCATATTGATATGGCATATTTTATTTACCTTAGAGTTGGTGACAGTAGAGTTTACAACCACTGCTGCCGCCAAAACATTATCCGAGAATAGTGCAATATGGTGAAGCAAAGGGTTGTCCAATATCTCTTGATTTGGAAATTGCTGTTCCGAAGAATTCAAATTGTAATACTCAGTTGTCAGGCGCAATGGAAGACAGTGTAACCCTTTAGGAAGCGTCTTTGCAGTTAATTGCGTTAAGAACATGGTCTGCTTCTTATGCACTTGGAGTTGTTCTTCTGTCGAGTGGAGCATTGCCCGAAGCTTCTCTACCATCGTAGCAAAGGACATGGTCTGCTTCTTATGCACTCGGAGTTGTTCTTCTGTCGAGTGGAGCATTGCCCGAAGCTTCTTTACCTCGTTAGCACTTTCATACTGCATTTGCTTGCCCTTTTCCAACAATTGGTCCATTGCCTTCCATTTTTCATAGGCACTGCATAAAGAGCCAATGAGAATCCCATTTTCAGAAGATAGACAAAACAAACAGAGCAATTTAGTTAGCCAGccaattttgatatgttttagaAAGAAGCTTACTTCTTTGGCATATCAGAATCTTTGATTGCATCTCCAAGTACGCGTTGAACTTCCTTTATCCGCATTCGAAGCTCCCTTGTAAAGCGGCGATTGTTCTTCGTGGCTGGAAGGGACAGGTACACACTTGCCTTGATAAGCCGATCCCTGAGCTGCCGCTCCCAAGCAGCTGGCATAGGTGATTGATCTGTCTGCTTGTTGGTTTTAGTTAACAAAGCATCCTTCTCACCAACTTTGTCTGAGTTTAAAGCAGATTGTTGCTTAAGCTTGCAAAAAAGAACCGGAAGGATAAAAAAGTTTAGTCCACCTGTAGATTCAAAATCACTTTCGCTATAGAAaactttctttattctttttctttccgtAATTGTATTTCAAGCCTCAAAGGACTTCAGCAGGCAGGCATTCATTCATCCTGGGAACTACACGGCTGCCACAGAGTAACATTGTTCAAATTATAAAGAACAAGTAACAGATTGAGTTGACAATCAGCATGTTcactttttattcaaatttccATCCAAATTCCAAGTGGGTGTGCTTTTGAGCCTTGAAAAGTGAAATTTCTTCTTTCTAGCGATAAATTCTACTTTTAGCTTCAATTGCGAGGGAATGTGACCCAATAAAAGAATCTTCTACTTTGTAGTTATTAGAATCGGAGAGGAACTGAGAGCCTTTTGAGAAGATTATGACGATTTCCAATGACAGGAAGTAATTGACATTTAGAGTAGACTAagctttaaaaacaaataatgaacaTGGTAAGAGAATATCAAACTCAGCAAAACGTCACCAAAAATGAGTCAGTCCTCAAATTACatttaaaatcctaaaaaaaggAGTTGACGAAGACTTCTTGTATACGCCCATGATCTCATagcattaagaaaaataacatagaaacaacaaaagagaaaggaaatttGTTAAATCAAATGTACCTGGTGGCTTTCCTGATCAGCTCCCCTGTCTGTCCGGGTCTCCTCCTTTTCCTGATTAGCGCTCTGAATGACCTGTTTGATGATATCATCCTTCCGAGATTGAGCATCCTCATCAGTGGCAGATAATGCTCTACCTGTATCAGGCAACTGCAAATCTAATGAACACAAGGATAAACCCGAAATTAAAAACGCAAGAAAGGTAAGAAATTTTGAgggaggaaagaaaacaaaggagaaAGGACAGACCTTTGTCAGTTAGAATGGTCTTGGAGTGGTTATCAGTATATAGAATTCCAATGgcaaataaagataaagaaatagcCATACCTGTGGCAATACATTTAGATTACTGGTATCGGCAGGGAGAATCTGCAAAACCAAAAGATTTGGAGATTAGCTGGagaatattattatgatttaatCTTTCCAAGTAGTGtagattaaagaaagaaagtgagaatttttttcaaaagatggGATTGAATTGAACAAACAAGAGCAGTGACATCTTCGAGGAATTCTTGTTTGACTGCACAATAGAAAGAGAGGATAGATAGGTTAAAGAAGACAAGGTTAAATATTGTGGAGGAGAAAGAAGAATAAAGATTACAACTTACAAGAAGGGGTGAAAGAGGAGAAACTATCAATATAAAGAAGAATGGGAGCCAATACAGAGAGGGagagcaaaccaaacaccaaattCCTCAGCCtcatattcttcttttttcagcTCCAGGATCATGGTCTGGTGCAGGTGTTGTTGTGGTTTAGGCAGGCAGGAATTATGAGAGAgatgatgtgatgatataatcATGAGATGATGAGAAGCAATGAATTTGTAcccgaagaaaaagaaagaaactgcaTTCTTCAGGAACCAACAGTAGCAGCAGCAGAAGCAGATAGCAAGGAAGAAGTAGGGAGAGAGCAGGGGATAATGTCAATATACTAATAGACTGTCTGTTTGCAGACAGAAAGAAGGGAGGTGATAGATCGATAagatttttcttgtcttttcttttctgggaaAGAAAGAGGTTCCCTTTTGTAAGAATACTAAAAATGGTAATGGCAGTACAGCGTTGTCTAGTGTTGTGTACTTTGTGTCGGGACGAATACAGTAAAGATGATTAAAAGGAGAGCAGAGCACATTACAGCAAAGGAAGAGAGATTTGAACGAGGAGGGCCAGggtggtgggggtgggggtggtcAAAGGCACCTCACCTCCTTCATTAATTTCGCACGGTAGGGGTTAGGAAAGGTTAATTAACCGCGTGTTGCCACTTTCCCACTTGCTTCCTCAATCAATGGGCGCTCCTTTACCGGTGATTGGTTTCAGGCGAACCTCAAGAAGTCAATCTCCGTTCGATTATTAATCTACGTACTTTTCGTCTTTAATTGGATACTTaacctcccttttttttcttaaaaaaaaacaaaataacgatTTTATTAATACtctaaaagaatataaatacaTCGTAAAATACCCCTTATACACAGTTTTTAAACTCGAATGCTAGGTTCCCTCGGTGTAAGTGGGGGTTATGGGTTATATGGCCCCTTATACACCGTTATATAGATTAATCCGAgtatcaattcatttttttattttaaaaaaataataaaaataacattattttcaaaataataataataatactaaatcgACAAGTTTTAATTGAGCTTTTCTAGATGATTATATTACATATCAACCTGAATTTTTATCAGGTCAtatcaagtcaattttttttatttattaaaatatagtcTGGTCTAGACCTTAAATTATCTAGGTTATAGGTTAATTTATCAAATCGAGTTAGATTATAAAACCTTGctcatacaaataaaaaaaaaacataagttctAAATAATATATACTGATTTTTGGAGTAgcatttcatcattttcatttttcaaacttCCATTAAGCTTCTTCGAACTTCTTATTTTCAGGCTTCTCTTTCTATTTCGTCTCCCATGTTTTAAAGGCGTTGCCAACAGgcctaattaaaagaaaattaaagttgtaTGGCAATTTTATTGATACTAAAAATCTAGGTTCCTTTCCATCATTAATCTTCGAGCAAAtcttaaagaaaaactaatatatatatatatatatatatatatatatatatatatatatatatatatatatatataaaggataaacaaaaacaaaattccttatgaaaagtgttataattataatgatttgaaataagCTTGATAAGTATCTTGTTAGATATACACATGATTtgaaataaacttttatacattaattagtttatatagGAAATCTAATATAAAAGTGTATTCGCAAATtcttttatgattattatagattttttaattaattatttaatcaacAAAGTGGCAATAACACAACAACATGGACGCCTTATCTCTCCTTTTACCGAATAACATCAATGGTAATATTTGTGTATTTATTATCCTACAATactaaaatacttaaaaaactatttggaaaaaattatggtgctaacgtttttttttcaattacaccaTTATACAACAtgaaattaaacttgaaaatattattaaaaaaataccaaaataaatacaagattCATCTTGGATATAATACAGATAAAGTCAGATATGtcctttgatttctttgtttttctttccttttctatttttcctctttttattttatttcatttcattctttttatctcgattttatccttaaataaaaaatctcacatGCCACCTGTTTTATTAGTTACATGAACAGTGAAacatatcctctctttttttaattctttttttcctttccttttctttccatcttatcttctttctctctttttttttcttctatttttttttcaatctcatatgtcaatattttcttgaatttgaatgtcttccttattttttttggtttgatgtgTAGCCTGAGTTGATTAAATATGTCAGCgtcacaatatatataaaaaagatgtcattttgatattttttaaatccaaatatatttggGTTGACTTTGGATCCACCAAGTCGACTGAAACACATTAGAGTAACTCCTACAtggttaattttaaacccaaatTAGAAAAGAAGTTGGGTTGGGAGGTTTTGTAGTTGCATCACTTACTCAGGTCAAattaataacaatgtcaaatgATTTCTTGTGTcctaaagattatttttatattcaaataattttaatctgaTCCACGACGTAACACCACTTATAAACTAGTATTATctataaactaaaacaatatataaaaaaacattgtgtgtTACTATTCATTCCTTCTATTTTAACTATGAAAGGCagcttttcattttgatcattgAACTTcgttaattttcaatttcatccttacaTGTTTTGTTGACAACATTTATTCTTTGTGATTTGCTTCTCTTTATATGCTCTCACGTATGCAAAGTGttcgaaaaaaaaatctcaatattcaattatagcttaattttacaaaaatgaatttaatatcatagttaaaaaattggaaagaataataacaaaaaaaaactttagtttgattcttgaattttcaatttACACATATTTGGTTCTTaaagttttagaattttatgtctaattttttaagttttaggaTGTTTTGAtcctaaacttgatttttttttttcattttaggtttTGAGTATTAAGAGAGAAGATAGAAGatcattgaaaaatagaaaagaaaaaagcattgGTCGGGTACATTCCAACCACGAAAAGGTCAGATTTTgatttcaataatgttttttggaGAGTTCTATAGAGGTGATGATTTTTTCATCTTGCAGTGAGCttggaaatgttttttttttatttagtttaatttgggCTTTAGGATCGTTTTGGAGGGTGTGTTTGgactaaaaataactttaataaagtttctataatatgtattttcatttagttttttacaagtaaaagaaaaataaaaataagttttttgaaCCCAATAACTGTAACCCCACAATAGTTGgaattaaaattgatagaaGACACATCATccatcttattaaaaaaaaaaacatttagatggTAATTTAGTGATAAAAACTTGAGATCACAACCCCAATCTTACAAGCTCATGCGCATTACCCTAACAACGcagacggaaaaaaaaaaaaaacacgcatAGAATTAAAGGTTATCTCCTTTTAAAAATCTTTACCTAGAATGCACCTGTCCTCTACATATGCATGCCTCGCATTCGTGCACATAACTCTGCTGTCCCATCCATGGATAAATAAATCTAGTGCAGTTGggcaagaaaagaagaaacacaCCAGCTCCCATAaactgataattaattaatatatcttcTCTtatcatgcatgcatgcaataTGCATACATCAGCCGAcatatgtatatatacatatacacacACTGCTAGGAGTATTTAGCGAAAGTAGAAAGTAGTAGTGTCGGCACAACGGATAGCCATGGAAGCAACTAGCTAGCAAGCTCGGGTACGAGTAGAAGAGTAGAACCTACTGGGGACCCCTCCCTCcctcatcattatcattaattattatgctttcgtttttttcttgttgcaaaATGTGACTCCATCTCCTCCATAATTAAGCACTTCCTACACTTTAACTCCCCGTGAAGTAATCAACGAACAAGGAAACTAGTTATGTTGTATTAAATACAACAGTGCTCCCTGAAATCAATGAATAATGATGATTGATGACATGCATAGGTTTTGTAATTGACATAAAGCAAGTACTCCAGTAGCTCGATCGGCTTACTGAATTATTCACGCAGAAACATGGCATGTGGTGAGCCCATTTCTATATATTTCAGATCAGTGCATGATCATCATCGATCAGGTGCACCTCAGCAAAGGAAAATCTTATTCTTGATTCCCAAAGGAATTATAGGGGATTACCAGAGAATGGAAAAAGACAAGAACACGGTCACCTTCAGCTGCCACGACACAAATCGCAACATAACTAATGTTGGAGCATGAGTTCtaataatgcaaataaaagaaaaatatagtgtTAGCTAAGCTAGGCCCGCGGGGCACCTTTGTTTTGGCGCAGGGAGCTCCAGAAAATTCAGCGGCGGGTGTTGTAACTGTGATGGAGATCAGATGAGGAGAATATCGTGCCCTCGAAGCACCATATTGCATTCCTCCTTAGCTTTTGATCAGATCATGCATGCTGCTGCCTTCTTCTTTTAGCCAGGGGAAATCAAATACCCACAATGCGAAACAGCTGTCTCCTGATATTTCATAGCTCTTGTTTGTCACGACTCAAATTTGAGCACGTGACCGGCACATAGATCAAGGAATTATATATAGTACTTAGTTGATTGTTTAGAGTTTGGGGAAACAtagggaaagaagaaggaaaataaaacaatgaagaagTGAAAGTGTGCGAAGAGGTGGCTGCACGCGCgcgtattattattataaattataaataaagctaaaagaTGCGGTAAATACAATGTTTCTATAATGTTATAAGAATAATAatcttttgtattttgattatttttaatttaatctttataagGTGTGTTTATGAAGATTTAgaatagataatttattttaatttatcctttatGGTTAttgcaatattaaaaaaatatctcagcaACAGGTTAGTATCGGAAAATATCTTAGCATCGCAATAtggtctatttaaaaaataataatttagttaaataaaaaatatattttttaaaaaataaggatattaAACTTTGTGAAGTTAATAATTTGCTTTGTAAGTTTGACGAGATAACCCTAATTGCCACTGTTTGCGGGTTTAGCGaggtactttttttctttttctaattgaactcGATTATGtgatcatctaattttttttatcatatagttaaaaaataattttggaaaaaaacatgttattaaatttcaGAAAGTCCGTAGGCCCGTTGATGTGTAAGAagagtttaacttttttttttataatttttttttcaatttcattctttgatacattgattaagaattgagtttcataatttattttattttgttttctataaggttatcagaattttttaaaaaaatcttagtaTTGGTTTAACGCTCAATTTTACGATCATctaattttgttatcatatagttaaataaacaatagtttaggaaaaaaaaaaaacacaagttgtTAATCTCAATGGAGTCCATTATCCAGTTTGCGGGTTTGGCGTGTTAACTTGAGTTATCCAATTCATGAGTTTAGTGGGTTTAcccatcaaacctgattttttttttagtttctggtcctttaatttttttttttatttcactcttattcaatattagattggttgagaaatgaaatttatggtttatttttttctactttctatagggttatcatgattTCGAATAAATATCTTTTAGCGTTGATGCTCAATTTTGAAAGCATAtaatgttatcataaaattaaataaaaataatttataaaaataaaaaagttattaaaccttttGAAGTCTATGACTCAAGTTGTAGGGTGACCGAGGTCGATCCAATCTGACATcgtctcaatataaaaaaaatagtcgtcgtaaagtttttttaaaaagttatgcTATGTTTTTACCGGTTATTCAAATTATCTTTGAAcctattaaattgaataatttactTTAGATCAGCTCTCATGCGGTTTAATCGAAACTCGAGCTAGGTAAAGAGCTGGATTGGTCGGTTTCAAGATCGAATTATttgattggatttaataatattgtcaAAACAATCTTCACACTCAACATTTTTTATAagtctagaaaaaaataatttgacccGCAGTGAAGCCCGAACAAATATACTAGAATATACAAATACTTGTGCCAAACTTATGGGCTAATAATAATCAGCTTAACTCATGGTCTAagacttacaaaataaaaaattatgttaaaataacTTCATTCTCGAATTCAACTCATGTACGTACTAGCTTTTTCAAACATCTATGAATATTTTCGACACATATCTTCCTCTAATTCCCAAGTTACTT encodes:
- the LOC7489183 gene encoding LOW QUALITY PROTEIN: probable galacturonosyltransferase 4 (The sequence of the model RefSeq protein was modified relative to this genomic sequence to represent the inferred CDS: inserted 1 base in 1 codon); translation: MRLRNLVFGLLSLSVLAPILLYIDSFSSFTPSFKQEFLEDVTALILPADTSNLNVLPQXMAISLSLFAIGILYTDNHSKTILTDKDLQLPDTGRALSATDEDAQSRKDDIIKQVIQSANQEKEETRTDRGADQESHQLKQQSALNSDKVGEKDALLTKTNKQTDQSPMPAAWERQLRDRLIKASVYLSLPATKNNRRFTRELRMRIKEVQRVLGDAIKDSDMPKNAYEKWKAMDQLLEKGKQMQYESANEVKKLRAMLHSTEEQLRVHKKQTMSFATMVEKLRAMLHSTEEQLQVHKKQTMFLTQLTAKTLPKGLHCLPLRLTTEYYNLNSSEQQFPNQEILDNPLLHHIALFSDNVLAAAVVVNSTVTNSKHPSKLVFHLVSDRLSYAAMRMWFLVNPPGKATIQVQNIDEFTWLNSSYSPVLKQLHSQSMIDYYFRAHSANSDSNLKYRNPKYLSILNHLRFYLPEIFPKLNKVLFLDDDIVVQKDLTGLWSLDLKGKVNGAVETCRESFHRFDTYLNFSNPLISNNFDPRACGWAYGMNLFDLEEWKRQNITDVYHSWQKLNHDRQLWKLGTLPPGLITLWKRTHPLDRRWHVLGLGYNPNVSQIEIERGAVIHYNGNMKPWLEIGIPKYRKYWAKYVDYVNVYLRECNINP